GACGTCGAGCAGCGTGTAGCCGCCGAGCACCCGGCGCCAGTGCGGGGCGAGGGTCTGCAGGTAGTCGTCGAGCGCGGCCGCGACGAGATCGGCCTCCGCGCCGGGCAGCCGGGTGATCAGCGGCGGCTCCTCGACGAGCCGGCGCGTGTCCTCGACCTCCTCGGTGAACCGCGGCAGCGCCCGGTCCCCGGTCCGCCGCCGCGCCCGCCGGGCGGCCCGGACGACCTCGGCGCGCAGCGCGCGCGGGCTCTCCTCGGCCAGCCGGTCGACGTCGAGGCGCTCGTAGGACCGCGACAGCAGCGGCATCTCGGCGAGGAACCGCACCTCGTCGCGGTAGGCCGAGACGCAGGTGCGCACGGCGTCGGCGCACTGCTCCTCCGACGCCGACCCGTGCCGTCCGGCCACCCACATGCTCGCGACGAGCCGGCGCAGGTCCCACTCCCACGCGCCGGGGTGGGCCTCGTCGAAGTCGTTGAGGTCGATCACGAGGTCGCGCTCGGGCGAGGCGTAGAAGCCGAAGTTGCCCAGGTGGGCGTCCCCGCAGACGACGGGGGTGATGCCGGTGCGCGGCAGCGCGGCGACGTCGGTGGCCATCACGACGGCGGTGCCGCGCAGGAACCCGTACGGCGACGCGACCATCCGGCCGACCCGGATCGGGACCAGGGACTCCACGCGCCCGACGTGCGACTCGACGATCTGCGCGACCGGGTCCGGGCGCTCGGGGCCGGGCGCCCAGTCGGCGAGCGAGGACCGGGGCACGCGCTTGCGCAGCGCCTTGCCCATCGCGTGGCGCTCGGCGCGCTCCACGGGTCGCTGGCGCAGCGAGGCGTAGGCGGTGCCGTCGGCGTCGGCGAGGACGGTGTGTCCGGGGGCGCGAGTCACCCGCGCAGGGTACTCAGAGGCCGAGGACGACGAGCCCGACCAGGAACAGCGCGACGGTGAGGGTGAACAGGACGCCGACGACGCGGTCGACGGCGGGGACGGCCATCAGGTGCGGGCCCGGGGCGACGGCACGGGAGGACGTGGCGGGGGCGGGTGCGATCACGGTCATGCCTGCTCATCGCCGCAGCGGACTCCGCCATTAGCAGGAGTCATCACTTCTGGTGAGGTCCGGTCCCCCGTGTAACGCCGGGATGGAGCAGGGCGCGACCGGTGACGGCGTCGAACACGTGCGCGCGCCGGGCGTCGACGACGAACTCGACCCGCTCCCCCGTCCGCGGCGGCTCGGCGGTACGGGCGACCAGCCGCGCCCCGTCGGCGTCGCCGGGGACCGCCACCTCCCCGACGACGGTGGCCCGGTGCCCGGTGTGCTCGACGCGCCCCACCGTGACGGGCAGGCGCACCGATCCGGGGTCGGCGCCCGGCCCGGCGACGCCGACCACCTCCGCCCGCAGCCCGAGCACGACCCGCCTCCCCGGGACGAGCCCGGCCGACGGCGGCGCCCACAGCGGCAGGGTGCGCGCCCCGACGGCGAACCCGGCGCGCTCGTCGGCCACGACGACCCGCGCGGGCAGCAGCCCGATCCCCGACTCGGCGACGACGTCGGCCACGAACACGTCGACGGGCCGGTCGTAGACGCGGGTGGGGGTGTCGGTCTGCACGACCTCGCCGTCGCGCAGCACCGCGAGCCGGTCGGCCACCGCCATCGCCTCGGTCCGGTCGTGGGTGACGTAGAGCGCCGCCACCCCGGCCCGCGCCACCGCCGCGGCGATCACGCGCCGGATCCGGGTGCGCTCGACGGGGTCGAGGTGGGCGAGCGGTTCGTCGAACAGGAACGCGTCGGGGTCGCGGACCAGCGCCCGGCCCACACCGACGCGGCCGCCCTCGCCCGGGGAGAGCGTGCGGGCCATCCGGGGCAGCAGCCCGCGCAGCCCGAGGCGGCCCACCTGCTCGTGGCGCTCGCCGCCCGGCGCGGACCGGCCCAGGTGGGCGGCGACGTCGAGGACGGGCAGCAGCGCCGTCTCCTGGAAGACCATCGCGATCCGGCGCTGCGCCGTCGGGACCGCGGTGACGTCGCGCCCGGCCACCAGCACCCGGCCCCGCCGCACCCGTTCCAGACCGGCGACGGCGCGCAGCACCGTCGTCTTCCCCGACCCCGACGGCCCCAGCACCGCCAGCACCTCGCCGGGCCCGGCCAGCAGCGTGACGTCGCGCAGCACCGGGGGCCCGTCGCCGAGGGCGACCGTGACCTCGCGCAGGCCGGTGAGCGGCAGGTCCACGCCCCGACGGTAGGGCATCCGGGGCAGGATCGACCCCATGAACGCCCCCGGTCCCGTCGCCCGCACCGTCGACCGCGTCGCCTCGCGCGCGCTGGGCCTGCCCGGCGCCCGCACGGGCTACACCGTGCGCACCGAGCGGGTCCCCGTCCGCGACGGCGTCGTCCTGCTGGCCACCCACTTCGCGCCCGACACCGCGTACCCGCTCGGCACGGTGCTGGTGCGCACCCCCTACGGCCGCGACTCCCCGCTCGACGTCGTGTCGGCGCGCACGCTCGCCGCCCGCGGCTACCACGTGCTCGTGCAGAGCTGCCGGGGCACGTTCGGGTCGGGCGGGGTGTTCGAACCGATGGTGGACGAGGCCGCCGACGGGCTCGACACCGTCGCGTGGCTGCGCACCCGGGACTGGTTCGACGGCCGCCTCGCCACCATGGGCCTGTCCTACCTGGGCTGGACCCAGTGGGCGCTGATGACCGACCCGCCGCCGGAGCTGAAGGCGTCGGTCGTGGTGGTCGGGCCGCACGACTTCGCCGAGGTCACCCACGGGCGGGGCGCGTTCACGCTCAACGACTTCCTGGGCTGGAGCGCGATGATGACGACGCAGGAGGACGGCGGGCTGGTGCGCCGCACCGTCCGCAGCCTCGCCGGGCGCCGGGCGATGACCCGGGCCTATGCCGGGCTCCCGCTGGTCGACGCCGCCGAACCGGTCCTGCGCGGCGGCGCGGGCTGGTACCGGGGCTGGGCCTCGCACCCCGACCGCACCGACCCGTTCTGGGAGCCGCGCCGCGTCACCGACGCGCTGGAGAAAGCCGCCGCACCGGTGCTGCTCATCGGCGGATGGCAGGACCTGTTCCTCGACCAGACGCTGCACCAGTACGCCGCGCTGCACGACCGCGGCGCCGAGGTCGCGCTCACCGTCGGGCCGTGGACGCACCTGCAGGTCGGGGTCTCGCGCGAGGTGGCGCAGGAGACGCTCGGCTGGCTCGACCAGCACCTCGCCGGCGTGGGTGCCCGCCCCTCCCCCGTGCGCATCCACGTCACGGGCGCCCGCGAGTGGCGGGACCTGCCGGAGTGGCCGCCGCCGACGACCGGGCGGGTGTGGCACGCCGCCGCGGGCGGCGCGCTGCTCCCCGACGGGCCGGAGGTCCCGGCGCCCGCCACCCGCTTCCGCTACGACCCCGCCGACCCGACCCCGACGGTCGGTGGCCGCCTCCTCACCGCGGGCGCCGGCGTGCGCGACAACGCGGCGCTGGAGGCCCGGCCGGACGTCGTCGCGTTCACCGGGGCGCCGCTGGCCGCCGACCTCGAGGTCGTCGGCGAGCCGACCGTGGAGCTGCACCACACCACCGACAACCCGCACGCCGACGTCTTCGTCCGCCTCTGCGACGTCGACGCC
This sequence is a window from Pseudonocardia petroleophila. Protein-coding genes within it:
- a CDS encoding DUF2252 domain-containing protein, whose protein sequence is MTRAPGHTVLADADGTAYASLRQRPVERAERHAMGKALRKRVPRSSLADWAPGPERPDPVAQIVESHVGRVESLVPIRVGRMVASPYGFLRGTAVVMATDVAALPRTGITPVVCGDAHLGNFGFYASPERDLVIDLNDFDEAHPGAWEWDLRRLVASMWVAGRHGSASEEQCADAVRTCVSAYRDEVRFLAEMPLLSRSYERLDVDRLAEESPRALRAEVVRAARRARRRTGDRALPRFTEEVEDTRRLVEEPPLITRLPGAEADLVAAALDDYLQTLAPHWRRVLGGYTLLDVGHKVVGVGSVGLRAYVALLEGSAPDDVVFLQLKQARRSVLARHVHGDSAQHAHQGQRVVEYQQALQTVSDPLLGWTSVGDMQFYVRQFRDMKGSIDLEGIRPAALVDYAGVVGHLLAKGHARTSGASMISGYVGRGDNLDRALSTFARRYADQTEADHAALVSAVERGKVACEPGY
- a CDS encoding ABC transporter ATP-binding protein, whose amino-acid sequence is MDLPLTGLREVTVALGDGPPVLRDVTLLAGPGEVLAVLGPSGSGKTTVLRAVAGLERVRRGRVLVAGRDVTAVPTAQRRIAMVFQETALLPVLDVAAHLGRSAPGGERHEQVGRLGLRGLLPRMARTLSPGEGGRVGVGRALVRDPDAFLFDEPLAHLDPVERTRIRRVIAAAVARAGVAALYVTHDRTEAMAVADRLAVLRDGEVVQTDTPTRVYDRPVDVFVADVVAESGIGLLPARVVVADERAGFAVGARTLPLWAPPSAGLVPGRRVVLGLRAEVVGVAGPGADPGSVRLPVTVGRVEHTGHRATVVGEVAVPGDADGARLVARTAEPPRTGERVEFVVDARRAHVFDAVTGRALLHPGVTRGTGPHQK
- a CDS encoding CocE/NonD family hydrolase, with the translated sequence MNAPGPVARTVDRVASRALGLPGARTGYTVRTERVPVRDGVVLLATHFAPDTAYPLGTVLVRTPYGRDSPLDVVSARTLAARGYHVLVQSCRGTFGSGGVFEPMVDEAADGLDTVAWLRTRDWFDGRLATMGLSYLGWTQWALMTDPPPELKASVVVVGPHDFAEVTHGRGAFTLNDFLGWSAMMTTQEDGGLVRRTVRSLAGRRAMTRAYAGLPLVDAAEPVLRGGAGWYRGWASHPDRTDPFWEPRRVTDALEKAAAPVLLIGGWQDLFLDQTLHQYAALHDRGAEVALTVGPWTHLQVGVSREVAQETLGWLDQHLAGVGARPSPVRIHVTGAREWRDLPEWPPPTTGRVWHAAAGGALLPDGPEVPAPATRFRYDPADPTPTVGGRLLTAGAGVRDNAALEARPDVVAFTGAPLAADLEVVGEPTVELHHTTDNPHADVFVRLCDVDARGRSRNVTDVLLRLDPDRAPGPVRLTLDACAHRFAAGHRLRLLVAGGSHPRFARNLGTGEPAAESSRMVPSVHTVGGARLTLPVPS